A portion of the Krasilnikovia cinnamomea genome contains these proteins:
- a CDS encoding DUF1992 domain-containing protein, which produces MAQWYESAVDRRIREAQEQGEFDNLPGTGKPLADHGREYDEDWWIKDWLEREGAASAALPPTLALRREVEDLPAAVDRLRSEQAVRALVAEVNERIRQARVGLLDGPAVVLPPRDPDEVVGGWRARRSA; this is translated from the coding sequence ATGGCGCAGTGGTACGAGTCCGCCGTCGACCGCCGCATCCGGGAGGCACAGGAGCAGGGCGAGTTCGACAACCTGCCGGGTACCGGCAAGCCCCTGGCCGACCACGGCCGCGAGTACGACGAGGACTGGTGGATCAAGGACTGGCTGGAGCGTGAGGGCGCCGCGTCGGCGGCGCTCCCGCCGACGCTGGCGCTGCGCCGCGAGGTGGAGGACCTGCCGGCCGCGGTGGACCGGCTGCGCTCCGAACAGGCGGTACGGGCCCTCGTCGCCGAGGTGAACGAGCGGATCCGCCAGGCTCGGGTGGGGCTGCTCGACGGCCCGGCCGTGGTGTTGCCGCCGCGCGATCCCGACGAGGTCGTAGGCGGCTGGCGCGCGCGCCGGTCGGCCTGA
- a CDS encoding sensor histidine kinase, translating into MRWLRGLSLRVRLLLVTVLVLVVGLGIGGVALVAALNVALLRAANTEALDTANAVARLVDEGSLSDPIPAPPGVQVQVVDAQNRVTAVSVGTDRLVPILYPEELHELPDRAGRYLPGDRIGLPGRVRVVSVAAGPADDRVRVLVARSTADLSQGVHVLRILLLVAFPLLVGLLALVAWRLAGATLRPVEALRAGAERITGAAPGRGGGAPQRLPVPDTGDEIHRLAVTLNDMLDRLGAARARQRAFVADAAHELRSPLTNMRTELEVAQRLPDGTDWPALADDLLTDVERLSRLVDDLLLLARSDEAATRAAPAPAAEVELGELLAQVAGRYPAVRFTPPAEPLHVSGDPDALARVVGNLLDNAARHAASTVELAVEVDGAYRSITVTDDGPGIPAADRERVFDRFTRLDDARARDAGGAGLGLAIVRELVRRHGGTVTLADAAPGLRVTVRLPVA; encoded by the coding sequence GTGCGCTGGCTGCGTGGGCTCAGCCTGCGGGTCCGCCTGCTGCTGGTCACCGTGCTGGTGCTGGTCGTGGGCCTGGGCATCGGCGGGGTGGCGCTGGTCGCGGCGCTGAACGTGGCGCTGCTGCGGGCCGCCAACACCGAGGCGCTGGACACCGCGAACGCGGTCGCCCGGCTCGTCGACGAGGGATCGCTCTCCGATCCCATCCCGGCACCGCCGGGGGTGCAGGTGCAGGTGGTGGACGCGCAGAACCGGGTCACGGCCGTCTCGGTCGGCACCGACCGGCTGGTGCCGATCCTGTACCCCGAGGAGCTGCACGAGCTGCCCGATCGGGCCGGGCGCTACCTGCCGGGGGACCGGATCGGCCTGCCGGGCCGGGTGCGGGTCGTCTCGGTCGCGGCCGGACCGGCGGACGACCGGGTACGGGTGCTGGTGGCCCGTTCGACGGCGGATCTGTCGCAGGGCGTGCACGTGCTGCGGATCCTGCTGCTGGTGGCGTTCCCGCTGCTGGTCGGGCTGCTGGCACTCGTGGCGTGGCGGCTGGCCGGGGCCACCCTGCGCCCGGTGGAGGCGCTGCGCGCGGGCGCGGAACGGATCACGGGCGCCGCCCCGGGGCGCGGCGGCGGCGCGCCGCAGCGGCTGCCCGTCCCGGACACCGGTGACGAGATCCACCGGCTGGCGGTCACCCTCAACGACATGCTGGACCGGCTGGGCGCGGCCCGGGCGCGGCAGCGCGCGTTCGTCGCCGACGCCGCGCACGAGTTGCGCAGCCCGCTCACCAACATGCGTACGGAGCTGGAGGTGGCGCAGCGCCTGCCGGACGGTACGGACTGGCCCGCGCTCGCCGACGACCTGCTCACCGACGTGGAGCGGCTCAGCCGCCTGGTCGACGACCTGCTGCTGCTGGCCCGCTCCGACGAGGCCGCGACCCGGGCGGCACCGGCACCGGCCGCCGAGGTGGAGCTGGGGGAGCTGCTGGCCCAGGTGGCCGGGCGCTATCCGGCGGTGCGCTTCACGCCGCCCGCGGAGCCGCTGCACGTCTCGGGCGACCCGGACGCCCTCGCCCGAGTGGTGGGCAACCTGCTCGACAACGCGGCACGCCACGCCGCCTCGACGGTGGAGCTGGCGGTGGAGGTGGACGGGGCGTACCGGAGCATCACGGTGACCGACGACGGGCCGGGCATTCCCGCCGCCGACCGGGAGCGGGTCTTCGACCGGTTCACCCGGCTCGACGACGCGCGGGCCCGCGACGCGGGCGGCGCCGGGCTCGGGCTGGCCATCGTGCGGGAGCTGGTCCGCCGCCACGGCGGCACGGTCACGCTCGCCGACGCGGCGCCGGGCCTGCGGGTCACCGTCCGCCTGCCAGTCGCGTGA
- a CDS encoding response regulator transcription factor, with protein MRVLVVEDEARLAAALQRGLQAEGFAVDVTGDGQDGLELARHGGYDAMILDVMLPRLSGYRVVRQLRTERNWLPVLMLSAKDGEYDQADGLDCGADDYLTKPFSYVVLLARLRALLRRGVPERPTVLSFGDIELDPAVRRVTVAGDEVTLTAREYALLQYLLRRPGEVLSKTELLDHVWDAALDTAPNAVEVYVGYLRRKIGRERLETVRGAGYRLAAVPSAGA; from the coding sequence GTGCGGGTGCTGGTGGTGGAGGACGAGGCGCGCCTGGCCGCGGCGCTGCAGCGCGGGCTACAGGCCGAGGGTTTCGCGGTGGACGTGACCGGCGACGGGCAGGACGGGCTGGAGCTCGCCCGGCACGGCGGCTACGACGCGATGATCCTGGACGTGATGCTGCCCCGGCTGTCCGGCTACCGGGTCGTGCGCCAGCTCCGCACGGAACGCAACTGGCTGCCCGTACTCATGCTCAGCGCCAAGGACGGCGAGTACGACCAGGCCGACGGGCTCGACTGCGGCGCCGACGACTACCTCACCAAACCTTTTTCGTACGTGGTGCTGCTGGCCAGGCTGCGTGCCCTGCTGCGCCGTGGTGTGCCGGAGCGGCCCACGGTCCTGAGCTTCGGCGACATCGAGCTGGACCCCGCCGTGCGCCGGGTCACCGTGGCCGGCGACGAGGTCACCCTGACCGCCCGGGAGTACGCCCTGCTGCAGTACCTGCTGCGCCGCCCCGGCGAGGTGCTGTCCAAGACGGAACTGCTCGACCACGTGTGGGACGCGGCCCTCGACACCGCCCCGAACGCGGTCGAGGTGTACGTCGGCTACCTGCGCCGCAAGATCGGCCGGGAGCGGCTGGAGACGGTCCGCGGCGCGGGCTACCGCCTCGCGGCCGTCCCGTCCGCCGGGGCCTGA
- a CDS encoding LolA family protein, producing MSLFGSRPALRWLVPTAAAVVVIGGGAAAGTIVASADPALPPRSAAQLLVDVQNAHVDGLSGTIVQTADLGLPALPGLTAGNTDLAKMVTGNNSARVWYAGEDKMRVAAQSLLGQTDVIRNGQDVWLWRSKDNTATHLTLPKDADKPKALPSGVPSTPQEAADAALAAIDPTTQVSTTGAAEVAGRDAYELVLAPRDTASLLGQVRLAIDAETHIPLRVDVYAKDATAPAVRVAFQQISFTTPDPQQFVFNPPAGAKVTTAKPHADHTKKPLGAPAGAPKAPAGEEPTVVGKGWTSVLVAKLPDGWQKQAGAKQGEAAMVGAVLDSLPKVSGTWGSGRLLSSALFSALLTDDGRVLVGAVAPDRLYQVAAG from the coding sequence GTGTCCCTGTTCGGATCAAGGCCGGCTTTGCGCTGGCTCGTACCGACGGCAGCGGCCGTGGTGGTGATCGGCGGTGGGGCGGCCGCCGGGACGATCGTGGCCAGCGCCGACCCGGCCCTGCCGCCGCGCAGCGCGGCGCAACTGCTGGTGGACGTGCAGAACGCGCACGTCGACGGGCTGTCCGGCACGATCGTGCAGACCGCCGACCTGGGCCTGCCGGCGCTGCCGGGGCTCACCGCCGGCAACACGGATCTGGCCAAGATGGTGACCGGCAACAACAGCGCCCGCGTCTGGTACGCCGGCGAGGACAAGATGCGGGTCGCCGCCCAGAGCCTGCTCGGCCAGACCGACGTCATCCGCAACGGCCAGGACGTGTGGCTGTGGCGCAGCAAGGACAACACGGCCACGCACCTGACGCTGCCCAAGGACGCCGACAAGCCGAAGGCCCTGCCGTCCGGGGTGCCCTCGACCCCGCAGGAGGCCGCGGACGCCGCGCTCGCCGCGATCGACCCGACCACCCAGGTCAGCACGACCGGCGCGGCCGAGGTCGCCGGGCGCGACGCGTACGAGCTGGTGCTGGCACCGCGCGACACCGCCTCGCTGCTCGGGCAGGTCCGCCTGGCCATCGACGCGGAGACGCACATCCCGCTGCGCGTCGACGTGTACGCGAAGGACGCCACCGCTCCGGCGGTCCGGGTGGCGTTCCAGCAGATCAGCTTCACCACGCCGGACCCGCAGCAGTTCGTGTTCAACCCGCCCGCCGGGGCGAAGGTGACCACGGCCAAGCCGCACGCCGACCACACCAAGAAGCCGCTCGGTGCTCCGGCCGGCGCGCCCAAGGCGCCGGCCGGTGAAGAGCCGACCGTGGTCGGTAAGGGCTGGACCTCGGTGCTGGTGGCGAAGCTGCCCGACGGGTGGCAGAAGCAGGCCGGTGCGAAGCAGGGCGAGGCCGCGATGGTGGGCGCCGTGCTCGACAGCCTGCCGAAGGTGAGCGGCACCTGGGGCAGCGGGCGGTTGCTGTCCAGCGCCCTGTTCAGCGCGCTGCTCACCGACGACGGCCGGGTCCTGGTGGGCGCGGTCGCCCCGGACCGGCTGTACCAGGTCGCCGCGGGCTGA
- a CDS encoding GntR family transcriptional regulator, which produces MERRTPKYQVIAADLAARIRDGALPPGSALPPQKELSATYGVTLATLRQALRRLEDDGLLTQQAGRGTFVAEPRAAYRLDSLRGLAEDLRAQGQVVTTEVLDRTLRRPDATVARRLSLAPGRRALRLERLRRLAGRPAVHQVSWVPEPLGAALRDADLTSLYAAVADQGVVVHRAAEVIRPALLDEPAAALLACPVGTPVFVSERVTSGLDGAPLVLDRATILGTVMEIRTERAATGLSMRWTPQD; this is translated from the coding sequence CTGGAGCGGCGTACGCCGAAGTACCAGGTCATCGCGGCCGACCTGGCGGCCCGGATCCGCGACGGCGCGCTGCCGCCCGGCTCCGCCCTGCCGCCGCAGAAGGAACTGAGCGCCACCTACGGCGTCACGCTGGCCACCCTGCGCCAGGCCCTGCGCCGCCTGGAGGACGACGGCCTGCTGACCCAGCAGGCCGGGCGCGGCACCTTCGTCGCCGAGCCCCGGGCCGCCTACCGGCTCGACTCGCTGCGCGGTCTCGCCGAGGATCTGCGCGCGCAGGGGCAGGTCGTAACCACCGAGGTGCTGGACCGTACGCTGCGCCGCCCGGACGCCACCGTGGCGCGGCGACTGTCCCTAGCCCCGGGGCGGCGCGCGTTGCGCCTGGAACGGCTGCGCCGCCTCGCCGGGCGCCCGGCGGTGCACCAGGTGTCCTGGGTACCGGAGCCGCTCGGCGCGGCACTGCGCGACGCCGACCTGACCAGCCTGTACGCTGCGGTCGCGGACCAGGGTGTGGTGGTGCACCGGGCGGCCGAGGTGATCCGTCCCGCACTGCTGGACGAGCCCGCCGCCGCCCTGCTGGCCTGCCCGGTCGGCACGCCGGTCTTCGTCTCCGAACGGGTCACCTCGGGGCTGGACGGTGCGCCGCTGGTGCTGGACCGGGCCACCATCCTGGGCACGGTCATGGAGATCCGCACGGAACGCGCCGCAACCGGACTCTCGATGCGCTGGACGCCGCAGGACTGA
- a CDS encoding helix-turn-helix domain-containing protein, which produces MRSAPSPAQAARDAFGARLREIRLDAGLTGRGLAAVTGWQASKISRIEHATRTPSADDVRAWVTHCGAEEQLSDLLAALRAVEGMYVEFSGRERAGFRHIQQQGAHLYDRTRRFRIYEPGVIPGLFQTPEYAEARLRRIAEVRGVPDDVAEAVRIRMARQRVLDANDRRFAVVLEEWALSARIGSAEVMAAQLAHLLTVCVRHNVSLGVVPMSVERTMWQSPGFWMFDETQVNVETPTAELTITQPREVQMYARVFAELAGMATVGASARALIVAAIERLEVQTVRQPSAMASPVEDTRP; this is translated from the coding sequence GTGCGGTCCGCACCGTCGCCTGCGCAGGCGGCAAGAGACGCGTTCGGGGCCCGGCTTCGGGAGATTCGGCTGGACGCGGGTCTCACGGGTCGCGGGCTTGCGGCGGTGACAGGATGGCAGGCATCGAAGATCAGCAGGATCGAGCATGCCACCCGCACACCCAGCGCTGACGACGTGCGCGCGTGGGTCACCCATTGCGGCGCCGAGGAGCAACTGAGTGACCTGCTGGCGGCATTGCGGGCTGTCGAAGGAATGTACGTCGAGTTCAGCGGCCGCGAGCGGGCTGGCTTTCGCCACATCCAACAACAGGGCGCACATTTGTACGACCGGACCCGGCGCTTCCGCATCTACGAGCCGGGCGTGATTCCCGGCCTGTTCCAGACGCCGGAGTACGCGGAAGCGCGCCTGCGACGCATCGCCGAGGTGCGCGGCGTGCCCGACGACGTCGCCGAGGCGGTGCGGATACGCATGGCCCGTCAGCGGGTGCTCGACGCCAACGACCGGCGGTTCGCGGTGGTGCTTGAAGAGTGGGCGCTGTCGGCGCGTATCGGTTCGGCGGAAGTGATGGCAGCCCAGCTTGCCCACCTATTGACCGTGTGCGTCCGCCACAACGTGAGCCTCGGCGTCGTGCCTATGTCCGTCGAGCGGACGATGTGGCAGAGTCCTGGCTTCTGGATGTTCGATGAGACGCAGGTCAATGTGGAGACCCCCACGGCGGAATTGACGATCACCCAGCCGCGGGAGGTCCAGATGTATGCACGCGTCTTCGCGGAGCTGGCGGGCATGGCCACAGTGGGTGCGTCGGCCCGGGCGCTCATCGTTGCTGCCATCGAGCGTCTCGAGGTGCAAACCGTTCGTCAACCTTCGGCAATGGCATCGCCTGTGGAGGACACCCGTCCATAG
- a CDS encoding DUF6879 family protein codes for MRDHYEGSPAYATWLAGEPIDYAAAYGSWHALVRPVVARGVDFRRARVVSEPVSRYVRFEHHVTPHANVAAGERVRWLPRGRASKVRLPGNDFWLVDDVVLFSLFSGDGARVGTVVGDAEALSLTVESFEAVWALGIDHAEYHPD; via the coding sequence ATGCGCGACCACTACGAGGGTTCCCCGGCGTACGCGACCTGGCTGGCAGGCGAGCCCATCGACTACGCGGCGGCGTACGGCTCATGGCACGCGTTGGTTCGCCCGGTCGTTGCGCGGGGCGTCGACTTCCGGCGGGCCCGGGTGGTGTCTGAACCCGTATCACGCTACGTCCGATTCGAACACCACGTGACACCCCACGCCAACGTTGCGGCGGGTGAGCGGGTTCGTTGGCTTCCCCGTGGCCGCGCGTCGAAGGTGCGCTTGCCGGGCAACGACTTCTGGTTGGTCGATGACGTCGTGCTGTTCAGCCTGTTCTCCGGCGACGGCGCGCGGGTCGGGACTGTCGTCGGTGACGCGGAGGCGCTGTCCTTGACGGTGGAGTCGTTTGAGGCGGTATGGGCATTGGGTATCGATCACGCCGAATACCACCCGGATTGA